A single genomic interval of Coccidioides posadasii str. Silveira chromosome 1, complete sequence harbors:
- a CDS encoding uncharacterized protein (EggNog:ENOG410Q556~BUSCO:8367at33183): MHTRASSVQTPTTSQLRQPLPPHYLASVNETVSFEPRPSRSSSIVSTRTGLTIGTLQDETRSIRSVDLTIGGRLFHINRDASRISILEPIDLPPYSPPPHGFSSLSQVIGEAEQTHPHPIQRSVASSGSADEVLHTNSDEQTVGRSLSFNPGPDKLSVIPKRRSASQGDIPDSAYSRAGQPVSPLRRRNGVRLPRIFTSIPHERDTCSEDTTLLDNESGSIRVTRSAGPRIGGGEVHSRSPSYIGQNAHGKFPTCVESTHLTCPHTSYGGYSRNTDESQILAPQSPARVEENHADGTTPPSMDSENDISIHYSRLIRSIDRDNRKALNLRDKELATMRVRLNELDQVYRKELKSRDFTIDDLRKRLQHLEEQMQSRIEKSQNEVEEQWESRWKLRDRHYMERMRRMELDFQKQLEQAVSDRDSEWAAELKRMNDKLLKNIGGTGSLSD, translated from the coding sequence ATGCACACTCGAGCCAGCTCCGTCCAGACACCGACGACCAGTCAGTTAAGGCAGCCATTACCGCCACACTATCTGGCTTCAGTGAATGAAACCGTCTCCTTTGAGCCACGCCCAAGCCGGTCATCCAGCATCGTGTCGACGAGGACCGGATTGACAATTGGGACCTTGCAAGACGAGACGAGGAGCATACGCAGCGTTGACCTGACCATTGGGGGCAGGCTATTTCATATCAACCGAGATGCATCAAGGATATCGATCTTGGAACCAATTGATTTACCCCCATATTCACCTCCGCCACATGGGTTCTCTTCTCTTAGCCAAGTCATTGGAGAGGCTGAGCAGACCCATCCTCACCCAATTCAGCGTTCCGTTGCTAGTTCAGGATCGGCTGATGAGGTCCTACATACAAACAGCGATGAACAAACCGTAGGAAGGAGCCTCTCTTTTAATCCAGGACCTGATAAACTTTCTGTTATACCGAAGAGAAGATCCGCTTCGCAGGGTGATATCCCAGACAGCGCTTACAGCCGTGCCGGACAGCCTGTTTCACCCCTTCGCCGGCGAAATGGCGTTCGTTTGCCCAGAATTTTTACTTCAATACCCCATGAGCGCGACACCTGCTCAGAGGATACCACGCTTCTTGACAACGAGTCCGGAAGCATCCGCGTAACGCGCTCGGCAGGACCGCGCATTGGCGGTGGTGAAGTACACTCGAGGTCGCCATCATACATTGGACAAAATGCTCACGGCAAATTCCCTACCTGTGTTGAATCGACACACTTAACCTGTCCGCACACAAGTTATGGTGGATATTCGCGAAACACGGACGAGTCGCAAATCCTTGCGCCCCAGAGCCCGGCTAGGGTCGAAGAAAACCACGCTGATGGAACTACGCCACCATCAATGGACTCGGAAAACGATATAAGCATTCACTATTCACGTTTAATCCGCAGCATCGATCGCGATAATCGAAAGGCTCTCAACCTTCGGGATAAGGAGCTGGCTACGATGCGCGTAAGATTAAACGAGCTAGACCAAGTTTATCGAAAGGAGCTGAAGTCGCGGGATTTTACAATCGACGATCTCCGGAAACGGCTTCAGCATCTCGAAGAGCAGATGCAATCACGGATTGAGAAATCGCAGAATGAAGTCGAGGAGCAGTGGGAAAGCCGATGGAAGTTAAGGGACCGGCATTACATGgagaggatgaggaggatgGAGTTGGATTTTCAGAAGCAATTAGAGCAAGCTGTCTCCGATCGGGACAGCGAATGGGCAGCCGagctgaagaggatgaatGACAAGCTTTTGAAAAATATTGGTGGTACAGGCAGTTTAtcagattaa